In Phyllopteryx taeniolatus isolate TA_2022b chromosome 8, UOR_Ptae_1.2, whole genome shotgun sequence, one genomic interval encodes:
- the LOC133482210 gene encoding mitogen-activated protein kinase kinase kinase kinase 5-like isoform X2 yields MDLQHGEDFTTRNPQDDFEILLSVGWGTYGEVYKARNKQTGNLAAIKIIKTEPEDDFSTIQQEIVIVRSCKHGNIVAYYGSYIWANKLWICMEFCGGGSLQDVYSVTGPLSEAQIAYVCREMLQGVDYLHSQRKMHRDIKGANILLNDHGEVKLADFGISAQITATLACRMSFIGTPYWMAPEVAAVEIRGGYNELCDIWSVGITAIELAELQPPMFELHPLRVLFLMSKSGYQPPKLKDKAKWSSMFYNFVKAVLVKNPKKRPSASKMLSHMFLSQQSLSRALTLDLLEKCRHPENLKFSSATDDDEMEMSVPRSLKRIQSINKHNWAERKHSHTKVEQVYSQTPVKKESEHTTMMSSGSSHGINTHSVRDKDSDSSDDDYDDVAAGHHSASSFSIVTMPPNQMPPPLPPRPKVRLSSEEIILVEDNGAVKPSSLCVPLPLVRTSSGTHLRAAPHPRLMRQSDPVSFQLNDHDVLPPELPPKSRRRHQQPSSKDPAKCVSPLIKTLIYFKIFQGCPLKVKCSTTWEHPETKDQHLILGAEEGIYTLNLNSSEATMELLYPGKCTWVYCCHNVLMSVSGKSSQLHSHSLKELYEQARRDQRMMALPTHLLLPRKCAVTCKIADTKGCRTCSVADNFLCCALESSVVLLQWYEPMKKFMLIKHFDFPLTNALRVFEMVLDPQQEYPLVCISVSRGTGPTLPVTLEYINLNSNTSWFTHVDTEQRHPDAMQVNQLDSNSLLVLLERSVHIVSLEGALNSSHPRETTFLQDVESVVYLEDTLLAVWRHGWLRTKRGVAKVLEETTDPKKIFRLVPSDRMVIMETHQTEDPSGLSNLYLLEIAENYVMLP; encoded by the exons ATGGATCTTCAACACGGAGAGGATTTCACCACCAGGAACCCTCAAGATGACTTTGAGATCCTGCTCAGTGTCGGTTGGGGAACCTACGGGGAAGTTTACAAG gcACGTAATAAGCAGACTGGGAACCTGGCAGCCATTAAGATTATTAAAACTGAACCAG AGGATGACTTTTCCACCATCCAGCAGGAAATAGTCATTGTGAGGAGCTGCAAACATGGCAACATTGTGGCTTATTACGGCAGCTACATATG GGCCAACAAACTGTGGATCTGCATGGAATTCTGCGGGGGAGGCTCCCTGCAGGATGTTTACAGTG TGACAGGTCCTCTGTCAGAAGCACAGATTGCGTACGTCTGCAGGGAGATGCTCCAG GGTGTGGACTACCTCCATTCACAGAGGAAAATGCACCGAGATATCAAG GGTGCCAACATCCTTCTCAATGACCACGGTGAGGTAAAGTTGG CCGACTTTGGCATCTCCGCCCAAATCACGGCTACGCTGGCTTGCCGGATGTCCTTTATCGGGACACCATATTG GATGGCGCCAGAGGTGGCGGCGGTGGAAATCAGAGGCGGCTACAATGAGCTCTGTGACATCTGGTCAGTGGGCATCACCGCCATTGAGCTGGCAGAGCTGCAGCCACCCATGTTCGAACTCCACCCGTtacg TGTCCTGTTTCTCATGTCCAAGAGTGGTTACCAGCCTCCCAAACTGAAGGACAAGGCAAAATG GTCATCCATGTTCTACAACTTTGTGAAGGCTGTGCTGGTGAAGAACCCCAAGAAGAGACCAAGCGCCTCCAAGATGCTCTCA CACATGTTCCTGAGCCAGCAGAGTCTGAGTCGGGCGCTGACTCTGGACCTATTGGAGAAGTGTCGACACCCCGAGAATCTCAAGTTCAGCTCAGCGACAGATGACGACGAAATGGAG ATGAGTGTGCCCAGATCATTGAAGAGGATCCAGTCCATCAACAAACACAACTGGGCCGAGAggaaacactcacacacaaagg TGGAGCAAGTCTACTCTCAGACACCTGTGAAGAAAGAATCAGAACATACAACT ATGATGAGTTCCGGAAGCTCACATGGCATCAACACACATTCTGTGAg GGACAAGGACTCAGATTCTTCAGACGATGACTATGATGATGTGGCTGC gggtcaccacagtgcGTCGTCCTTTTCAAT TGTCACAATGCCACCAAACCAAATGCCACCTCCACTTCCCCCCAGg cCCAAAGTGCGTTTGAGCTCAGAAGAAATCATTTTGGTGGAAGACAATGGTGCGGTAAAACCTTCCTCACTGTGCGTCCCCTTGCCCCTCGTTAGGACGTCCAGTGGGACACACCTCAGAGCAGCTCCACACCCGCGACTCATGAGACAGTCAG aTCCTGTGTCCTTCCAGTTGAACGACCATGATGTGTTACCCCCTGAGCTGCCTCCGAAAAGCAGACGCAGACACCAGCAGCCCTCATCAAAG GACCCTGCCAAGTGCGTGAGTCCTCTCATCAAAACTCTT ATCTACTTTAAGATCTTCCAGGGCTGCCCTCTTAAAGTAAAGTGCTCCACCACTTGGGAACACCCAGAAACAAAAG ACCAGCACCTGATCCTGGGTGCAGAGGAGGGCATCTACACACTCAACCTCAACAGCTCAGAAGCCACAATGGAGCTG TTGTATCCTGGCAAGTGCACCTGGGTCTACTGCTGCCACAACGTCCTCATGTCCGTATCGG gtAAATCCTCACAGCTTCACTCCCATTCGTTGAAGGAGCTTTACGAGCAGGCTCGTAGGGACCAGAGGATGATGGCGCTGCCCACTCATCTACTGTTGCCACG GAAATGTGCAGTGACGTGTAAAATTGCTGACACCAAAGGCTGCAGGACCTGCTCAGTCG CTGACAACTTCCTGTGCTGCGCGCTGGAGTCGAGTGTGGTGTTGCTGCAGTGGTACGAGCCCATGAAAAAGTTCATGCTCATCAAG CATTTCGACTTCCCCCTCACCAATGCCTTGCGGGTGTTTGAGATGGTGCTGGACCCCCAGCAGGAGTACCCGCTGGTGTGCATCAGTGTCTCTCGGGGGACTGGCCCCACGCTGCCCGTCACTTTGGAGTACATCAACCTCAATTCCAACACTTCCTGGTTCACGCATGTCGACACGG AGCAGCGCCACCCAGATGCCATGCAGGTCAACCAGCTGGACAGCAACTCACTGCTGGTCCTCCTTGAAA GGTCAGTACACATAGTAAGCCTGGAGGGGGCGCTAAACAGCAGCCATCCTCGTGAGACCACATTCTTGCAGGACGTGGAGTCTGTCG TGTATTTGGAGGACACATTGCTAGCAGTGTGGCGTCATGGCTGGCTGAGGACAAAAAGAGGCGTTGCCAAAGTGTTGGAGGAGACCACGGATCCCAAGAAGATCTTCCGGCTGGTACCGTCTGACAG GATGGTCATCATGGAGACGCACCAGACTGAGGACCCGTCAGGGCTGTCCAACCTGTACTTGCTGGAGATTGCTGAGAATTACGTCATGCTGCCTTGA
- the LOC133482210 gene encoding mitogen-activated protein kinase kinase kinase kinase 5-like isoform X4, translated as MTLRSCSVSVGEPTGKFTRHVISRLGTWQPLRLLKLNQQEIVIVRSCKHGNIVAYYGSYIWANKLWICMEFCGGGSLQDVYSVTGPLSEAQIAYVCREMLQGVDYLHSQRKMHRDIKGANILLNDHGEVKLADFGISAQITATLACRMSFIGTPYWMAPEVAAVEIRGGYNELCDIWSVGITAIELAELQPPMFELHPLRVLFLMSKSGYQPPKLKDKAKWSSMFYNFVKAVLVKNPKKRPSASKMLSHMFLSQQSLSRALTLDLLEKCRHPENLKFSSATDDDEMEMSVPRSLKRIQSINKHNWAERKHSHTKVEQVYSQTPVKKESEHTTMMSSGSSHGINTHSVRDKDSDSSDDDYDDVAAGHHSASSFSIVTMPPNQMPPPLPPRPKVRLSSEEIILVEDNGAVKPSSLCVPLPLVRTSSGTHLRAAPHPRLMRQSDPVSFQLNDHDVLPPELPPKSRRRHQQPSSKDPAKCVSPLIKTLIYFKIFQGCPLKVKCSTTWEHPETKDQHLILGAEEGIYTLNLNSSEATMELLYPGKCTWVYCCHNVLMSVSGKSSQLHSHSLKELYEQARRDQRMMALPTHLLLPRKCAVTCKIADTKGCRTCSVGTGKYGKTDNFLCCALESSVVLLQWYEPMKKFMLIKHFDFPLTNALRVFEMVLDPQQEYPLVCISVSRGTGPTLPVTLEYINLNSNTSWFTHVDTEQRHPDAMQVNQLDSNSLLVLLERSVHIVSLEGALNSSHPRETTFLQDVESVVYLEDTLLAVWRHGWLRTKRGVAKVLEETTDPKKIFRLVPSDRMVIMETHQTEDPSGLSNLYLLEIAENYVMLP; from the exons ATGACTTTGAGATCCTGCTCAGTGTCGGTTGGGGAACCTACGGGGAAGTTTACAAG gcACGTAATAAGCAGACTGGGAACCTGGCAGCCATTAAGATTATTAAAACTGAACCAG CAGGAAATAGTCATTGTGAGGAGCTGCAAACATGGCAACATTGTGGCTTATTACGGCAGCTACATATG GGCCAACAAACTGTGGATCTGCATGGAATTCTGCGGGGGAGGCTCCCTGCAGGATGTTTACAGTG TGACAGGTCCTCTGTCAGAAGCACAGATTGCGTACGTCTGCAGGGAGATGCTCCAG GGTGTGGACTACCTCCATTCACAGAGGAAAATGCACCGAGATATCAAG GGTGCCAACATCCTTCTCAATGACCACGGTGAGGTAAAGTTGG CCGACTTTGGCATCTCCGCCCAAATCACGGCTACGCTGGCTTGCCGGATGTCCTTTATCGGGACACCATATTG GATGGCGCCAGAGGTGGCGGCGGTGGAAATCAGAGGCGGCTACAATGAGCTCTGTGACATCTGGTCAGTGGGCATCACCGCCATTGAGCTGGCAGAGCTGCAGCCACCCATGTTCGAACTCCACCCGTtacg TGTCCTGTTTCTCATGTCCAAGAGTGGTTACCAGCCTCCCAAACTGAAGGACAAGGCAAAATG GTCATCCATGTTCTACAACTTTGTGAAGGCTGTGCTGGTGAAGAACCCCAAGAAGAGACCAAGCGCCTCCAAGATGCTCTCA CACATGTTCCTGAGCCAGCAGAGTCTGAGTCGGGCGCTGACTCTGGACCTATTGGAGAAGTGTCGACACCCCGAGAATCTCAAGTTCAGCTCAGCGACAGATGACGACGAAATGGAG ATGAGTGTGCCCAGATCATTGAAGAGGATCCAGTCCATCAACAAACACAACTGGGCCGAGAggaaacactcacacacaaagg TGGAGCAAGTCTACTCTCAGACACCTGTGAAGAAAGAATCAGAACATACAACT ATGATGAGTTCCGGAAGCTCACATGGCATCAACACACATTCTGTGAg GGACAAGGACTCAGATTCTTCAGACGATGACTATGATGATGTGGCTGC gggtcaccacagtgcGTCGTCCTTTTCAAT TGTCACAATGCCACCAAACCAAATGCCACCTCCACTTCCCCCCAGg cCCAAAGTGCGTTTGAGCTCAGAAGAAATCATTTTGGTGGAAGACAATGGTGCGGTAAAACCTTCCTCACTGTGCGTCCCCTTGCCCCTCGTTAGGACGTCCAGTGGGACACACCTCAGAGCAGCTCCACACCCGCGACTCATGAGACAGTCAG aTCCTGTGTCCTTCCAGTTGAACGACCATGATGTGTTACCCCCTGAGCTGCCTCCGAAAAGCAGACGCAGACACCAGCAGCCCTCATCAAAG GACCCTGCCAAGTGCGTGAGTCCTCTCATCAAAACTCTT ATCTACTTTAAGATCTTCCAGGGCTGCCCTCTTAAAGTAAAGTGCTCCACCACTTGGGAACACCCAGAAACAAAAG ACCAGCACCTGATCCTGGGTGCAGAGGAGGGCATCTACACACTCAACCTCAACAGCTCAGAAGCCACAATGGAGCTG TTGTATCCTGGCAAGTGCACCTGGGTCTACTGCTGCCACAACGTCCTCATGTCCGTATCGG gtAAATCCTCACAGCTTCACTCCCATTCGTTGAAGGAGCTTTACGAGCAGGCTCGTAGGGACCAGAGGATGATGGCGCTGCCCACTCATCTACTGTTGCCACG GAAATGTGCAGTGACGTGTAAAATTGCTGACACCAAAGGCTGCAGGACCTGCTCAGTCGGTACTGGCAAATATGGCAAAA CTGACAACTTCCTGTGCTGCGCGCTGGAGTCGAGTGTGGTGTTGCTGCAGTGGTACGAGCCCATGAAAAAGTTCATGCTCATCAAG CATTTCGACTTCCCCCTCACCAATGCCTTGCGGGTGTTTGAGATGGTGCTGGACCCCCAGCAGGAGTACCCGCTGGTGTGCATCAGTGTCTCTCGGGGGACTGGCCCCACGCTGCCCGTCACTTTGGAGTACATCAACCTCAATTCCAACACTTCCTGGTTCACGCATGTCGACACGG AGCAGCGCCACCCAGATGCCATGCAGGTCAACCAGCTGGACAGCAACTCACTGCTGGTCCTCCTTGAAA GGTCAGTACACATAGTAAGCCTGGAGGGGGCGCTAAACAGCAGCCATCCTCGTGAGACCACATTCTTGCAGGACGTGGAGTCTGTCG TGTATTTGGAGGACACATTGCTAGCAGTGTGGCGTCATGGCTGGCTGAGGACAAAAAGAGGCGTTGCCAAAGTGTTGGAGGAGACCACGGATCCCAAGAAGATCTTCCGGCTGGTACCGTCTGACAG GATGGTCATCATGGAGACGCACCAGACTGAGGACCCGTCAGGGCTGTCCAACCTGTACTTGCTGGAGATTGCTGAGAATTACGTCATGCTGCCTTGA
- the LOC133482210 gene encoding mitogen-activated protein kinase kinase kinase kinase 5-like isoform X1 has product MDLQHGEDFTTRNPQDDFEILLSVGWGTYGEVYKARNKQTGNLAAIKIIKTEPEDDFSTIQQEIVIVRSCKHGNIVAYYGSYIWANKLWICMEFCGGGSLQDVYSVTGPLSEAQIAYVCREMLQGVDYLHSQRKMHRDIKGANILLNDHGEVKLADFGISAQITATLACRMSFIGTPYWMAPEVAAVEIRGGYNELCDIWSVGITAIELAELQPPMFELHPLRVLFLMSKSGYQPPKLKDKAKWSSMFYNFVKAVLVKNPKKRPSASKMLSHMFLSQQSLSRALTLDLLEKCRHPENLKFSSATDDDEMEMSVPRSLKRIQSINKHNWAERKHSHTKVEQVYSQTPVKKESEHTTMMSSGSSHGINTHSVRDKDSDSSDDDYDDVAAGHHSASSFSIVTMPPNQMPPPLPPRPKVRLSSEEIILVEDNGAVKPSSLCVPLPLVRTSSGTHLRAAPHPRLMRQSDPVSFQLNDHDVLPPELPPKSRRRHQQPSSKDPAKCVSPLIKTLIYFKIFQGCPLKVKCSTTWEHPETKDQHLILGAEEGIYTLNLNSSEATMELLYPGKCTWVYCCHNVLMSVSGKSSQLHSHSLKELYEQARRDQRMMALPTHLLLPRKCAVTCKIADTKGCRTCSVGTGKYGKTDNFLCCALESSVVLLQWYEPMKKFMLIKHFDFPLTNALRVFEMVLDPQQEYPLVCISVSRGTGPTLPVTLEYINLNSNTSWFTHVDTEQRHPDAMQVNQLDSNSLLVLLERSVHIVSLEGALNSSHPRETTFLQDVESVVYLEDTLLAVWRHGWLRTKRGVAKVLEETTDPKKIFRLVPSDRMVIMETHQTEDPSGLSNLYLLEIAENYVMLP; this is encoded by the exons ATGGATCTTCAACACGGAGAGGATTTCACCACCAGGAACCCTCAAGATGACTTTGAGATCCTGCTCAGTGTCGGTTGGGGAACCTACGGGGAAGTTTACAAG gcACGTAATAAGCAGACTGGGAACCTGGCAGCCATTAAGATTATTAAAACTGAACCAG AGGATGACTTTTCCACCATCCAGCAGGAAATAGTCATTGTGAGGAGCTGCAAACATGGCAACATTGTGGCTTATTACGGCAGCTACATATG GGCCAACAAACTGTGGATCTGCATGGAATTCTGCGGGGGAGGCTCCCTGCAGGATGTTTACAGTG TGACAGGTCCTCTGTCAGAAGCACAGATTGCGTACGTCTGCAGGGAGATGCTCCAG GGTGTGGACTACCTCCATTCACAGAGGAAAATGCACCGAGATATCAAG GGTGCCAACATCCTTCTCAATGACCACGGTGAGGTAAAGTTGG CCGACTTTGGCATCTCCGCCCAAATCACGGCTACGCTGGCTTGCCGGATGTCCTTTATCGGGACACCATATTG GATGGCGCCAGAGGTGGCGGCGGTGGAAATCAGAGGCGGCTACAATGAGCTCTGTGACATCTGGTCAGTGGGCATCACCGCCATTGAGCTGGCAGAGCTGCAGCCACCCATGTTCGAACTCCACCCGTtacg TGTCCTGTTTCTCATGTCCAAGAGTGGTTACCAGCCTCCCAAACTGAAGGACAAGGCAAAATG GTCATCCATGTTCTACAACTTTGTGAAGGCTGTGCTGGTGAAGAACCCCAAGAAGAGACCAAGCGCCTCCAAGATGCTCTCA CACATGTTCCTGAGCCAGCAGAGTCTGAGTCGGGCGCTGACTCTGGACCTATTGGAGAAGTGTCGACACCCCGAGAATCTCAAGTTCAGCTCAGCGACAGATGACGACGAAATGGAG ATGAGTGTGCCCAGATCATTGAAGAGGATCCAGTCCATCAACAAACACAACTGGGCCGAGAggaaacactcacacacaaagg TGGAGCAAGTCTACTCTCAGACACCTGTGAAGAAAGAATCAGAACATACAACT ATGATGAGTTCCGGAAGCTCACATGGCATCAACACACATTCTGTGAg GGACAAGGACTCAGATTCTTCAGACGATGACTATGATGATGTGGCTGC gggtcaccacagtgcGTCGTCCTTTTCAAT TGTCACAATGCCACCAAACCAAATGCCACCTCCACTTCCCCCCAGg cCCAAAGTGCGTTTGAGCTCAGAAGAAATCATTTTGGTGGAAGACAATGGTGCGGTAAAACCTTCCTCACTGTGCGTCCCCTTGCCCCTCGTTAGGACGTCCAGTGGGACACACCTCAGAGCAGCTCCACACCCGCGACTCATGAGACAGTCAG aTCCTGTGTCCTTCCAGTTGAACGACCATGATGTGTTACCCCCTGAGCTGCCTCCGAAAAGCAGACGCAGACACCAGCAGCCCTCATCAAAG GACCCTGCCAAGTGCGTGAGTCCTCTCATCAAAACTCTT ATCTACTTTAAGATCTTCCAGGGCTGCCCTCTTAAAGTAAAGTGCTCCACCACTTGGGAACACCCAGAAACAAAAG ACCAGCACCTGATCCTGGGTGCAGAGGAGGGCATCTACACACTCAACCTCAACAGCTCAGAAGCCACAATGGAGCTG TTGTATCCTGGCAAGTGCACCTGGGTCTACTGCTGCCACAACGTCCTCATGTCCGTATCGG gtAAATCCTCACAGCTTCACTCCCATTCGTTGAAGGAGCTTTACGAGCAGGCTCGTAGGGACCAGAGGATGATGGCGCTGCCCACTCATCTACTGTTGCCACG GAAATGTGCAGTGACGTGTAAAATTGCTGACACCAAAGGCTGCAGGACCTGCTCAGTCGGTACTGGCAAATATGGCAAAA CTGACAACTTCCTGTGCTGCGCGCTGGAGTCGAGTGTGGTGTTGCTGCAGTGGTACGAGCCCATGAAAAAGTTCATGCTCATCAAG CATTTCGACTTCCCCCTCACCAATGCCTTGCGGGTGTTTGAGATGGTGCTGGACCCCCAGCAGGAGTACCCGCTGGTGTGCATCAGTGTCTCTCGGGGGACTGGCCCCACGCTGCCCGTCACTTTGGAGTACATCAACCTCAATTCCAACACTTCCTGGTTCACGCATGTCGACACGG AGCAGCGCCACCCAGATGCCATGCAGGTCAACCAGCTGGACAGCAACTCACTGCTGGTCCTCCTTGAAA GGTCAGTACACATAGTAAGCCTGGAGGGGGCGCTAAACAGCAGCCATCCTCGTGAGACCACATTCTTGCAGGACGTGGAGTCTGTCG TGTATTTGGAGGACACATTGCTAGCAGTGTGGCGTCATGGCTGGCTGAGGACAAAAAGAGGCGTTGCCAAAGTGTTGGAGGAGACCACGGATCCCAAGAAGATCTTCCGGCTGGTACCGTCTGACAG GATGGTCATCATGGAGACGCACCAGACTGAGGACCCGTCAGGGCTGTCCAACCTGTACTTGCTGGAGATTGCTGAGAATTACGTCATGCTGCCTTGA
- the LOC133482210 gene encoding mitogen-activated protein kinase kinase kinase kinase 5-like isoform X7, translating into MDLQHGEDFTTRNPQDDFEILLSVGWGTYGEVYKARNKQTGNLAAIKIIKTEPEDDFSTIQQEIVIVRSCKHGNIVAYYGSYIWANKLWICMEFCGGGSLQDVYSVTGPLSEAQIAYVCREMLQGVDYLHSQRKMHRDIKGANILLNDHGEVKLADFGISAQITATLACRMSFIGTPYWMAPEVAAVEIRGGYNELCDIWSVGITAIELAELQPPMFELHPLRVLFLMSKSGYQPPKLKDKAKWSSMFYNFVKAVLVKNPKKRPSASKMLSHMFLSQQSLSRALTLDLLEKCRHPENLKFSSATDDDEMEMSVPRSLKRIQSINKHNWAERKHSHTKVEQVYSQTPVKKESEHTTMMSSGSSHGINTHSVRDKDSDSSDDDYDDVAAVTMPPNQMPPPLPPRPKVRLSSEEIILVEDNGAVKPSSLCVPLPLVRTSSGTHLRAAPHPRLMRQSDPVSFQLNDHDVLPPELPPKSRRRHQQPSSKDPAKCVSPLIKTLIYFKIFQGCPLKVKCSTTWEHPETKDQHLILGAEEGIYTLNLNSSEATMELLYPGKCTWVYCCHNVLMSVSGKSSQLHSHSLKELYEQARRDQRMMALPTHLLLPRKCAVTCKIADTKGCRTCSVADNFLCCALESSVVLLQWYEPMKKFMLIKHFDFPLTNALRVFEMVLDPQQEYPLVCISVSRGTGPTLPVTLEYINLNSNTSWFTHVDTEQRHPDAMQVNQLDSNSLLVLLERSVHIVSLEGALNSSHPRETTFLQDVESVVYLEDTLLAVWRHGWLRTKRGVAKVLEETTDPKKIFRLVPSDRMVIMETHQTEDPSGLSNLYLLEIAENYVMLP; encoded by the exons ATGGATCTTCAACACGGAGAGGATTTCACCACCAGGAACCCTCAAGATGACTTTGAGATCCTGCTCAGTGTCGGTTGGGGAACCTACGGGGAAGTTTACAAG gcACGTAATAAGCAGACTGGGAACCTGGCAGCCATTAAGATTATTAAAACTGAACCAG AGGATGACTTTTCCACCATCCAGCAGGAAATAGTCATTGTGAGGAGCTGCAAACATGGCAACATTGTGGCTTATTACGGCAGCTACATATG GGCCAACAAACTGTGGATCTGCATGGAATTCTGCGGGGGAGGCTCCCTGCAGGATGTTTACAGTG TGACAGGTCCTCTGTCAGAAGCACAGATTGCGTACGTCTGCAGGGAGATGCTCCAG GGTGTGGACTACCTCCATTCACAGAGGAAAATGCACCGAGATATCAAG GGTGCCAACATCCTTCTCAATGACCACGGTGAGGTAAAGTTGG CCGACTTTGGCATCTCCGCCCAAATCACGGCTACGCTGGCTTGCCGGATGTCCTTTATCGGGACACCATATTG GATGGCGCCAGAGGTGGCGGCGGTGGAAATCAGAGGCGGCTACAATGAGCTCTGTGACATCTGGTCAGTGGGCATCACCGCCATTGAGCTGGCAGAGCTGCAGCCACCCATGTTCGAACTCCACCCGTtacg TGTCCTGTTTCTCATGTCCAAGAGTGGTTACCAGCCTCCCAAACTGAAGGACAAGGCAAAATG GTCATCCATGTTCTACAACTTTGTGAAGGCTGTGCTGGTGAAGAACCCCAAGAAGAGACCAAGCGCCTCCAAGATGCTCTCA CACATGTTCCTGAGCCAGCAGAGTCTGAGTCGGGCGCTGACTCTGGACCTATTGGAGAAGTGTCGACACCCCGAGAATCTCAAGTTCAGCTCAGCGACAGATGACGACGAAATGGAG ATGAGTGTGCCCAGATCATTGAAGAGGATCCAGTCCATCAACAAACACAACTGGGCCGAGAggaaacactcacacacaaagg TGGAGCAAGTCTACTCTCAGACACCTGTGAAGAAAGAATCAGAACATACAACT ATGATGAGTTCCGGAAGCTCACATGGCATCAACACACATTCTGTGAg GGACAAGGACTCAGATTCTTCAGACGATGACTATGATGATGTGGCTGC TGTCACAATGCCACCAAACCAAATGCCACCTCCACTTCCCCCCAGg cCCAAAGTGCGTTTGAGCTCAGAAGAAATCATTTTGGTGGAAGACAATGGTGCGGTAAAACCTTCCTCACTGTGCGTCCCCTTGCCCCTCGTTAGGACGTCCAGTGGGACACACCTCAGAGCAGCTCCACACCCGCGACTCATGAGACAGTCAG aTCCTGTGTCCTTCCAGTTGAACGACCATGATGTGTTACCCCCTGAGCTGCCTCCGAAAAGCAGACGCAGACACCAGCAGCCCTCATCAAAG GACCCTGCCAAGTGCGTGAGTCCTCTCATCAAAACTCTT ATCTACTTTAAGATCTTCCAGGGCTGCCCTCTTAAAGTAAAGTGCTCCACCACTTGGGAACACCCAGAAACAAAAG ACCAGCACCTGATCCTGGGTGCAGAGGAGGGCATCTACACACTCAACCTCAACAGCTCAGAAGCCACAATGGAGCTG TTGTATCCTGGCAAGTGCACCTGGGTCTACTGCTGCCACAACGTCCTCATGTCCGTATCGG gtAAATCCTCACAGCTTCACTCCCATTCGTTGAAGGAGCTTTACGAGCAGGCTCGTAGGGACCAGAGGATGATGGCGCTGCCCACTCATCTACTGTTGCCACG GAAATGTGCAGTGACGTGTAAAATTGCTGACACCAAAGGCTGCAGGACCTGCTCAGTCG CTGACAACTTCCTGTGCTGCGCGCTGGAGTCGAGTGTGGTGTTGCTGCAGTGGTACGAGCCCATGAAAAAGTTCATGCTCATCAAG CATTTCGACTTCCCCCTCACCAATGCCTTGCGGGTGTTTGAGATGGTGCTGGACCCCCAGCAGGAGTACCCGCTGGTGTGCATCAGTGTCTCTCGGGGGACTGGCCCCACGCTGCCCGTCACTTTGGAGTACATCAACCTCAATTCCAACACTTCCTGGTTCACGCATGTCGACACGG AGCAGCGCCACCCAGATGCCATGCAGGTCAACCAGCTGGACAGCAACTCACTGCTGGTCCTCCTTGAAA GGTCAGTACACATAGTAAGCCTGGAGGGGGCGCTAAACAGCAGCCATCCTCGTGAGACCACATTCTTGCAGGACGTGGAGTCTGTCG TGTATTTGGAGGACACATTGCTAGCAGTGTGGCGTCATGGCTGGCTGAGGACAAAAAGAGGCGTTGCCAAAGTGTTGGAGGAGACCACGGATCCCAAGAAGATCTTCCGGCTGGTACCGTCTGACAG GATGGTCATCATGGAGACGCACCAGACTGAGGACCCGTCAGGGCTGTCCAACCTGTACTTGCTGGAGATTGCTGAGAATTACGTCATGCTGCCTTGA